In the genome of Triticum urartu cultivar G1812 chromosome 5, Tu2.1, whole genome shotgun sequence, one region contains:
- the LOC125508304 gene encoding protein GL2-INTERACTING REPRESSOR 2-like: MDRSNGNGGVRNGGRLELQLNLSPPVGMEVDGHDDSGSSSPSSCVSSDGSPGSKSPMVIGACTRCLMYCMVAKKDYPTCINCKQPCLVDLLQNGGAGAGASGDGDKKRGKRK, from the coding sequence ATGGACCGCAGCAATGGCAACGGCGGCGTGAGGAACGGCGGGAGGCTGGAGCTGCAGCTTAACCTGTCGCCGCCGGTGGGGATGGAGGTGGACGGCCATGACGACAGCGGCTCGTCGTCGCCGAGCTCCTGCGTGTCGTCAGACGGCAGCCCTGGAAGCAAGTCGCCGATGGTGATCGGGGCCTGCACCCGGTGCCTCATGTACTGCATGGTGGCCAAGAAGGACTACCCCACCTGCATCAACTGCAAGCAGCCCTGCCTCGTGGACCTGCTGCAGAACGGCGGCGCCGGCGCGGGCGCCTCCGGGGACGGCGACAAGAAGCGCGGCAAGCGCAAGTGA